The DNA window CGAGTTGGCACAGAGAGGAccacaaatatatacacagaagcacaacacaaacacatacttaCCTTTTCAAAGGTAAACCTTTCAAAGACTAATATTTGTGTAGCTTGAGTGCAGTTCCTGGCTCAGTGAGCATTCATCCTGCTGGTCTCTCTTCCCCCTGACTGCATTGGTTTATCTCAGTATATCAGAAACCAGATCCtacagctgcagagaggaaccagtcagcacacacacacacacacacacacaaaaacaaacaaaaatgctgaGGCAGGATTGGCAGTGAGTGACAAACAATTATGATGTGCCCCTGCAGAGGTGCGACACATTTACGACTTGAGGTGTGCCCACACCTGCTGTGGGTGGCAGCTTGTGCTTGAGTGTACGTTTGTCATAATCACTGCGACAAACACAGATCCTCATCTAACAGTTAACGTTAGCTATCTAGCTATGCTAACGTTAGAAGCTAGCTCATGTAGGAAAATCAATCCCACGTATTCAATTGGAGGATGATCGGTCTAACCTACATCAACTGTAAGTCGACGTGCTCGCAGGTTAACATGTCTGTCATAATACGCTTCGTGTTTTCAGGACCTCGGAGAGCGACTGAAGACGGCCAGCAGCCGTCAATACGGCTAACGGCCGAGCGTCGCTGTCATCCAGCACCAATGAGCTGAAATACATCACACTTTACCAACCAAAAGAAGCGTTATATTTCGACTAAACAGCAGCTACCTTCAGTTCAAAAACACAGCCAATGACGCCCGCTATTCCGTGTATAAGAAATGCAGATTTACAGCAAAAATAATGCACTAACCCTGAGAAGATAGTCAGGAATCTTCTAGGAGACGACGCGACGCTGCAGTTTCCGCTTCCGCAGTTTTCAGCACCTGCGTGTCCCCGCCCCTCAcgatatattttatttttccccctgaaaaaatacacttttctatcaattaatgttttatgttttaatataaaatggGTTAAAACGTAATAACAATATGCCTCTtgctttaatataaaatatatttttttcttttggagaATGACGAACCTTTATaacatttcagttgttttgaGTACTATGTAAACTAACGCCGTCCGCCGGTCACGACGTCGccgcgcgcgcgcacacacacaaacacacacacacacacacacacacacacacacacacacacacacacacacacacacacacacacacacacacttcagaaaaaaaagctgaataaatgAGTCACAACCCACAACTCCCACCTCAATAACAGTTGAATCAAGATGGCGGCCGAGGGCGAGTACGAGTCGATCCTGTGCGTTAAACCCGATGTCAACGTTTATCGCATCCCGCCGCGAGCTTCAAACCGCGCATACAGGTAAAGAAATAACAGTCGACCGCTAACGGCTCTGTAAAATATGGTTTAACGGTCGTGGGTGGTCGGTGTTGCTGTGTTCTGTTCTGGGCATTGCACTTTTCACCGCTCGCTGCCAGTACATACGCGCTTTCAAATCACGAAGAGAACCACAGGCGGTGTGTGAAATGTTGTGGAAGGGCCGGAGATGAAAATACGTTTCCAGTGGTTTAAAGTTGTAAAGCTGTGGCCTGTTTTCTGTGCCGCTTTGTTTGTTGTACGGAGCGGTTGAGCTGTCAGAGATGTGACGGGGGTATTCGTCATCATCAAACCACACCGGTCGATAACGGGCGATCTGCCAGGAGATGAATGTCCTCTTTACACAGGATAAATATCAGTTTGAGAAGCAACGTTAAAGGTTTTCTGGCTGCACAGTATTTTTGCATGAGGTTGTCAGTAcagataaaaactttttttcacagATTATACATTAAAATTAACCAGATTATTAAATAATTAGTAGCCtatgtgttgtcaaatttgTGTAAATCAACCAAAACGGTTTAAATCGGAGTAGAGACAAGATAACTAAAGGGATGAGAGATAGAGagcaaataaataacttttcactgtttttgtttgtttgtattttttcttttgcgCTGGACACTTTCACCTTTTCATCCTtctaaaaatccttcaaatgaatcagagaaagaaataaagataagATTGACCCAGAGTGGAAAGTGTTGCATCCAGCTGcatatagaaaaatacaaagtaTGCACAGTATATAATCTCCATATGTACAGATACATACAAAATACACTATTGTACCCCTAGTGTGAAGAGTTTACACTATTCCTACAGTAATAGATCACTATGAGTGTTCAGTAAAGAGGCAGAGCATATTTAAAAGACTTAAACAATAAAAAGGTGAACTGCTCttcagagctgcagtgattagtcgattaattgagctcatcaacagaaaatcaatctgcaactgttttgataatcgtGTCAGTAATTGTTTTAAGCAAAAAGCTCCTCAAACGTGAGAATtagaagcttttctgtgtcaaacatgatagtaaactgaatatttttcaattttggagtgttgatcagacaaaacattttaagcCATCGCCTTGAtctttaaaggacgggttcacaatttttcaagtctgtcgtaaaacaacagtcaggagcccaaatgaacattgaaacatgtttttcttgctgtaatcattcctcctgttcatactgaccgttagaagatccctttgTAATGTGCTTAGAaagtaagtgatgggggacaaaatccaaaaaatgtatttaaaagtttatctgaagctaatatgaagcgtgaggaaaacatctttcactgttcatctgGGCtcctgacagacttgaaaaattgtgaacctgtcctttaaaaagtacaacggcatttttctctattttctgacattttaatgacaGAACGATAAATTGTTTAGTTGAGAAAATATtcggcagattaattgataatgagaagaatcattagttgcagctctactgctCATAACTCACATCCACACTAAGACCATAACATGTGATATCACAAGTAGACATTTATTCTATTCTAAAgggtcaaaagccaaaaatgtaGAGAACCACTGGTGTAAATGATGAGGTCTGTTTAGGTAGTTATTAATACTTTCCTGAAAGTGTAACAGTTTTGTTTACGGCTGCAACAAAGACATACGGGTAAAACTGATATGAGTAAAATATTGATGTTACATCATGTTTGCCTGCAGGGCAGCTGACTGGAAGCTGGATACTCCAGACTGGTCTGGTCGAATGAGGATCACCACTAAGGGAAAAGTGGCGTACATCAAACTGGAAGACAAAGTCTCAGGTATGACTTTACTGTTAATTCTACCTTAAAGTCACACTGAATCAAACTTCCTCTCTGTAATGTGAAGGTGCTACTAATGCTGACATGTCTGTTGAGAATTAACACCATTCTCTACATCTCTACGCTGCCTTTAGCCGCtttcagctgttttctttgGGTTTTTCACTGtgcaaactaaaactaaaaagaaagagacactTGTTACAAGCTCACACAAGCCAACACTGCATCACATGTCCACTATAAACCAGCTGAATCTTAGCTCTGTGATAGATCGGTGACCCCCAAACTGGCTCAAGCTCTGCTCTAATTCAGATAAACATCTGAAAACGGAAGAACgagcttttttttattctcctgttgTAATTTCCTCTCCTATCCTGCAGGGGAGCTGTTTGCTCAGGCGCCGGTGAAGGAGTATCCCGGTGTTGCAGTGGAAACGGTCAGCGACTCCAGCCGATACTTCGTTCTGCGGATACAAGATGACAACGGTGAGGATGTCGATGATACTAAAACGACTCCGAATCGTTACTTACTTTTGATTCGCACGACTCCGAAACCATTTATCACAACTGCCTGATAAAAGCTGATCTGAGTCGATGGAGTTTCGTTCCCGTTTAACCAGTTATCATCACCTCCTCGTCCGCAGGTCGCAGTGCTTTCATTGGCGTTGGCTTCGTCGACCGAGGAGACGCCTTTGATTTCAACGTGGCTTTGCAGGACCATTTCAAGTAAGCAGTGACTGGGTGgtttaaatcttgtttttattattgtaaacaaTTCTTTTGTGTATGGTATTTCTCATCAAAACCCAATTTTTAAGGATTCAAAGAATTATTTATCTTTCAAACAACTACAAGAGAAAATCTCTGTCATCAAACATACAAGCTACCTTTAGTTTCCCCTTCAAAGTATTGATAGTATTGACTGTGGTGTCAGATCCGACATGTCTTGCATCCTCTACTGTTCTGTATCTGTAGCCATCTGCAGCATTTGCAGTCCGTATCAAAACAAGACGCCTGCTGTAGTTTTCCTGAAAACTGCTGAGATGcattgtttatttctgtatcaGTGCTGagatggtgtatgtgtgtgtgtgtgtgtgtgtgtgtgtgtgtgtgtgtgtgtgtgtgcctcccTGCAGATGGGTGAAACAGGAGAACGAACTCAGTAAAAGTGCCCAGCTGGGAGATTCAGGACCAAAGCTGGACTTGGGCTTTAAAGAGGGACAGACCATCACACTCAATATAGGGGTGAGAACCAGCATGTTCAAGGACAGGTTCactttttgtcctccatcactcacatcgtaagtgcattatgaagggatctaatagtcagtatgaacaggggggatgattacagcaagaaaaaacatgtttcactgttcatttgtgCTCCTGAATGTTGCTTCAAGAAAGACTCCAACCATCAAAATGTGAAGCTTTTACTACATTTtctaaaagaaatgaaacagcGAGTGTAGAAAAGTGTTATGAATTGAATTAGCTTGGAAGTACttataataaatcataaatgaCACAAGATTTTaattggctttttaaaaatatatttatgctACTAAAAATGGAGCTCAAGTGTAACTGCAGATTTAAAGCAATCAAATTCATAATTTCCATTTCTGTTGCCAGTTTTtctgaacacacatacacaccccaGAAAGCAAAAATATCATCACATCTCTTGTCAGTGCATTAAAGAACAAGTGTCCTCTATCTGTCGTCCATTAAAGCTAAAAGCATTAAGCTAGATGCCATGTGATAAATCTAacgtttattttaaaaaaaaaagtatcatgaatatctgaaatgttttgtgtttttttttttttatcttttagcaAGGTAAAAAGAGGGATAAACCCCGCCCACAGAGCACAGGTGGGTTTGGACTCCTCCCACCACCACCTGGAGGCAAGATAGCCCCTCCTCCTTCATCGGGCTCATCCAATCACAACATAGTCCCCCAGACAAGAGGAACAGCGACAGGTGAACAGCACTCAAATGTTTCAAGCTGCACCACACGGTTTCCTGTAACAGCTACCAGAACGACCTATTTTCTTAATTGTCGTGTTAATTGCTGACCGTTTAACGACTCGTGTGTCTTTCAGCTTCAGGctacagggggaaaaaaagtgaaatgtgtgTCAGTCTCTAAGCTACTTTTTAATGagctctctgtttttttttttttctccctctctgtctttgtttcaggCTGTCTGTTGGAGCTGGACAGTAGTAACTCTAACACAGTGGTTCAGCCAAACCCTAGTTTAGATCTTTGGGGAGACTTCTCTGCTCCTGCAAGGTAGACCGCTAATCTCCTGATAATATACTGCAAATGTAGCtgttatatacacatatatatacactacatggccaaaagtatgtggacactcTTAACATTACCCCCATATGACAATATGCATGTTATACATTGCATTGTTGTACACCAGCAGCACTGATAATCATTCATAATAAGCTTCTACATACAGCTTTgaacttttgtttttagttgttttatactgtcttaatgtatttttataatatttttaatttgacatttcatattagaaatatatatgtatattatgcACATAgacataattaaaacatatttttatatgatcATATTACAAATGATATTGCCCCCATTGATCCCATTTATtataaattttacttttacttactgTCAGTTGCTGCCGATCATTTCCAAAGCATAACCTTAATTTTTGGCAATTTGTTGACATTAATGTAAAGTATATAAACACTGGAATTGtccttttttaatatttaatgtaatgtCAGCAGATCAGAAAGGAAACGCCCTTTTCCGTCATGTTAAAACTAACatcagtttttgtgtttttcagctctGTTCCACCACCATCACGACCAGAGAACGCTGCCAACTGGATCCAGTTTTGAGTCCGCGGCGCGCGGTTACGTCGATCGCGATTCCCATCTCACCCGCATCTTTGTCCGTAGCTTCCTGTGCATCACACCGCGAGTAAACCTCTCACACACGATGACCCCAAAGCAGAGACGTGAAAAACCCCCCCACAGAGCTGTAGAAACAAATCATggcatcatttcatttcagaaagaatcatagtttctttttaaaaaatgttctcgACAGGAAATGAAGCATTAAATCTATTAAAGCCATTACATGATATGAGCCATTTCCAAATAATATTTAAGGGCTACGTGTGATGTCCTGAGTAGCAGGTGCTCCTCTTTTATGTGTCTGCGTCGCCTCCCCGGTAGATGGCTCTCTGAACAGAGGTTTATCTTCTAATGTGgagtgtttgtgtctctcaaACGGCTCCCCCTGCAGGCTGTAGAGAGCGCTGCACCTCGAGAACAACGCTTCACAGAGGCACCAGTGCTTTCTGTAACCTACTGTGAATAATGTGCAGACTGACATAACTCAGCTTAAGTGAACTATAAGACATAAAGCAAAGATTCTGGTAGTTTCTTTAATATTCTACAATTGGcacttaaatctttttttttttttcaatcagtcTTAAtagttttaatgaaaatgagattttgTCCTTTTCCTGAATCATTTTGAAATTACACTAGAAGTGTGTCTACTTCTAAACAAAGAACAATTTGAGCTACATAAAGCCCCTTTACCTCACTGGCAAGACTTGTTCACTAATTTTAAGAGAAGTTAATCCCCTTTTTTATGACTTAAAAGGGGATTAATTGACTTCCCATCCGCACACTGTGAATAATGGAGAGCCCGGTCCTCAGGCTGGAGGAAGTTTGTCAATCAAAAATCAAACGGCTCAAAATTTCTGTGTTTATAATTTGGTTTAAAGTGTGGTTTGATTACACAACAATAATATCAAAAGGCTGGGGTTAGCTTTTTTTTATGggatataaaatttaaattctcAACATTTCCCATTTTCTCTGAACGCAGATGCAACCCTCCGCTTAAACCACctttataaaacacacacacacatctacttATCGCTACAGGAATCAGAGTTTATCCATTCCACAGTATATAACGTGTTTATAGAATCACTGAATCTACAGGATACTGAACTGCAGCATTAACATTCCTTTCTGAGGTATTTAAACtatgaattttattttgtgtttacaaTGCAGATGTGTTTACTACTGTGTGCTTGTTATCAGCGGGTGTATTTTGTCGCAACATTGaaattaatgtattaatttcCAAATCTCAGACATGCGTGGTGCCGTGCCGTGTCATTTCAAGCTGTTTGGTGCATTTTTAAGAATGAAATAAGCTCAGAATTAGATATTATATATTGCATATCTGCTGAATGTGGCGCAGCAGTAAATTAAAACACTACTGACATATTTACAGGGCTTCTTAATCccaatcaagttttttttacctcttaTTATTTTTACCTCTGAAAACATCATTTCATCCCAGTTAAAGTTTGGAAAGGTGAAATGAATAAAGGAGGTGAATCAGAGCAGGAATGTAAAGCTTTCTGTTTCAACTGGCAGGACTTTGTATCGAGAAAGTcctattttattcttttaaggCCTCTTTGAGATTTGTTTTTGATGTCATCATATCAGAAGGAAGCTCTCATGTGGGGATTATTGGCAAGTAAATCGTAGAATCACTTTTTGCATTAAATCTATAGTAAATTAATGTTTCTGCATCTCCTGCACCTTCCAAATGCTTCTCTTCTGTTATAATGAGAAAACAGACTTAAGAGGTGACTTACCATCTTATTCCGTTGTGCCATTTACAGCACAGAAAAAGAGTTTTCATATGaatgatgaattaatttatctgctttttcatgtttatgAAATTATCACAAGGCTTTTTAAAAGGCAAAATGTTtacctgacagacagacagccctGTGTTGAACTCATGGCCTTCGGTATGTTAGGGATGGATGTAAGAATAGATCTTGATAAATAGAGTATGAGAAGTACGGTTTCAGATGAAGAGGCTGTTCAACACGAGTCTGAAACGGTACTGAGTGGTCGAGCGTTTACAGCAGATCCTGCTGTGAAGATTTAGACAATCTGAGGAAAATATTTGTAACTTACAGGCATAGTCTGACTTTTTGGGAAATGCTCTTTTTCACCTTtgtttgatgagaagattgatcCCACTcttatgtctgtctgttaaatataaggctacagctggttagcttagcctagcataaagcctggaaaaggagggaaacagctagccagcTTCCTAAAAAGGGATTTACAAGCACTGCTGACACGCAGATCACAAATGGTCCcgggtcacatttcacaaatGATTGTCACTCGCAAATTGCGAATAAATTTGCAAGTCCTAACAGT is part of the Thunnus albacares chromosome 19, fThuAlb1.1, whole genome shotgun sequence genome and encodes:
- the necap1 gene encoding adaptin ear-binding coat-associated protein 1 produces the protein MAAEGEYESILCVKPDVNVYRIPPRASNRAYRAADWKLDTPDWSGRMRITTKGKVAYIKLEDKVSGELFAQAPVKEYPGVAVETVSDSSRYFVLRIQDDNGRSAFIGVGFVDRGDAFDFNVALQDHFKWVKQENELSKSAQLGDSGPKLDLGFKEGQTITLNIGQGKKRDKPRPQSTGGFGLLPPPPGGKIAPPPSSGSSNHNIVPQTRGTATGCLLELDSSNSNTVVQPNPSLDLWGDFSAPASSVPPPSRPENAANWIQF